The Coriobacteriia bacterium region GGCGCAGTGAGGCGCTCGCCGACACCAGCCCGGCCAGCGGTCGGCTCGACGGCAACCTTTACCTGCGCGGCAGTGGCGATCCCAAGCTGGGTCTCGAACAGTTCTGGCTGCTGCTGCGCCAACTGCGCGGCCGTGGACTGAGCGAAATTGGCGGCGACCTGGTTCTTGACCGGAGCGCTTTCGCGCTGCCGCCGCACGATCCGGGCGAGTTCGACAACGAGCCCCTGCGGCCGTACAACGCGGGCCCCGATGCGCTGCTGCCAGACATCGTGGAACTCCGAGCGTTCGGCGAGGCATGGCCCGTCGAGTACCGCGTGAGCAGCGCATCGGGGTGCCAGGCCCGTCTCGCCGGCGGGATGCTCGTGGTGGTCGGGGACATCGACGACGGCGAGGCGTGCCTGGCGGCGCTCTCGCGCTGGCTGGACCGCGTGGCGCGCGAGCGACTGCTGCCGCTGCTCGCCGACGTGGCGGCCGAAGTCGGCCTCGGCTACGAGAGCGCCCGCGTCCGCCACGTCCGCTCGCGGTGGGGGTCGTGCTCGGCGAAGC contains the following coding sequences:
- a CDS encoding DUF45 domain-containing protein, with the translated sequence MLVLGGAPLARAAGLPPAVSQALREAGIPERSVALFLQAVDGGPALLSHNARQAMNPASVMKLLTTYAGLELLGPAHTWRSEALADTSPASGRLDGNLYLRGSGDPKLGLEQFWLLLRQLRGRGLSEIGGDLVLDRSAFALPPHDPGEFDNEPLRPYNAGPDALLPDIVELRAFGEAWPVEYRVSSASGCQARLAGGMLVVVGDIDDGEACLAALSRWLDRVARERLLPLLADVAAEVGLGYESARVRHVRSRWGSCSAKRTISLNRALVFMPPHLVGALMLHELAHTLVMNHSPKFHATLATLDPCAEEHRRQLKDAGRFLPPWAEL